In Nostoc sp. UHCC 0926, a single genomic region encodes these proteins:
- a CDS encoding phage tail protein — MLTGYHFFLRLDIGTNDSDGYFLECQGFKRTQDVIEICEVTSQKWGSASKGKAVITKLPGNAKSGNITLRKGLSNSKDFWKWFEEIETGKWAKKREFISLSIYDQAATEQARFELAGAWPTSYKIADFNANSHEIEIEELEIAFEEFKRVK; from the coding sequence TTGCTCACAGGTTATCATTTCTTTTTAAGATTAGACATAGGTACAAATGATAGTGATGGCTACTTTTTAGAATGCCAAGGTTTTAAAAGAACCCAGGATGTAATTGAAATTTGTGAAGTCACTTCTCAAAAGTGGGGAAGTGCATCAAAAGGGAAGGCGGTTATAACTAAACTTCCTGGCAATGCTAAGAGTGGTAATATTACTTTACGTAAAGGGTTGAGCAACTCCAAAGATTTTTGGAAGTGGTTTGAAGAAATTGAAACAGGGAAGTGGGCTAAAAAGCGTGAATTTATTTCTTTATCTATTTACGATCAAGCAGCCACAGAACAAGCTAGATTTGAATTAGCTGGTGCTTGGCCTACTAGTTACAAAATTGCTGATTTTAACGCTAACAGTCATGAGATAGAAATTGAAGAGTTGGAGATTGCTTTTGAGGAATTTAAACGCGTGAAGTAA
- a CDS encoding phage tail assembly protein codes for MRRKKDTLCTEFAFTLPRGLSDGENRVHRQGVMRLATAKDEILVQQERRVQDNPAYGVLVMLALVITRLGSFNSVSPDLLEGLLLHDIAYLREFYNRINQQGNVHIPTQCPHCNTQFSVELELAGES; via the coding sequence ATGCGCCGTAAAAAGGATACTCTCTGCACAGAATTTGCCTTCACTCTTCCTAGAGGGTTGAGTGATGGTGAAAACCGAGTACATCGTCAGGGGGTGATGCGTTTAGCCACCGCCAAAGATGAAATTTTGGTGCAACAAGAGCGCAGAGTTCAAGATAATCCAGCTTACGGCGTCTTGGTGATGCTTGCACTGGTTATTACTCGCTTGGGCAGTTTCAACTCTGTTAGTCCTGATTTACTCGAAGGACTTCTCCTACATGACATTGCCTATCTCCGAGAATTTTACAATCGAATCAATCAGCAAGGCAATGTACACATTCCGACACAATGTCCCCACTGCAATACTCAATTTTCAGTGGAGCTAGAACTAGCGGGGGAGTCCTAA
- a CDS encoding DUF6760 family protein, whose translation MSPLQYSIFSGARTSGGVLSYPSDTLYEEVAFIAYHFHWSQDDILNLEHTTRQRWVAEINKINQKII comes from the coding sequence ATGTCCCCACTGCAATACTCAATTTTCAGTGGAGCTAGAACTAGCGGGGGAGTCCTAAGCTACCCCTCTGATACTCTATATGAGGAGGTAGCTTTTATTGCTTATCATTTTCATTGGTCACAAGATGATATTTTAAACTTAGAACACACTACCCGTCAGCGCTGGGTAGCAGAAATCAATAAAATTAACCAAAAAATAATATGA
- a CDS encoding FHA domain-containing protein has product MKVKVSHSPNLNEVNEVDLTIETTTRGEWLIGRSPDSDLVLDSPDISRLHAKFFVKGGNYYFSDLGSRNGSIFNGKQAEKDRPYSLSDGDVIRIADYVLILEGVTPAYEQPETVFRIIDPSLFSRPRSPENVSASNVANPAPEVVNEVPAPISNEVETPKINPSSPEISEISEVVATQPDDVIPENIIQSPEAVSEVPHDVHDQVEDLRTSVAAEVSADAEEVEVPKVEASEVSSTVADHAIASPENIIETHEEESVLPQTTHDEEAALAAESTFVQRRDISATPDEDAELEAALEAEVTFVQPRDFFSEVPAKESTVPESTSDEDAELEAEVTFVQPRDFFSEVPAQESAVAEATHNQVVYLNTPVTEEVDTDVDGVVKEVVEDADIQQQETLSQVPEEESKVTQDTNDEVVNLGTSVTREDSADVEEVELSSAIDETESEAPEIISQTIEEVSEVEATQSDETPEETNVSEPSQMIIERNIVLIAHESKKSELAEFVSQHQEFFSQSFTITWPSVSEVLYKQAGITISQETPAPTSGGYQTIASLVGSGEILAVIFLRDLLQPQSGQANEEALLRLCTINQVLLATNLPTAEAIVHYLKSTVD; this is encoded by the coding sequence ATGAAAGTAAAAGTTAGCCACTCACCAAATCTAAATGAAGTCAATGAAGTTGACCTGACCATAGAAACTACAACCAGAGGAGAATGGTTAATAGGTCGTTCTCCTGATTCTGATTTAGTCCTAGACAGCCCTGATATCAGCCGATTACATGCTAAGTTTTTTGTTAAAGGTGGAAATTACTACTTCTCTGACCTTGGCAGTAGAAATGGCTCAATATTTAACGGTAAACAGGCTGAAAAAGACCGACCATATTCTTTGAGTGATGGAGACGTTATCAGGATTGCAGATTACGTTTTGATCTTGGAAGGAGTTACTCCCGCCTATGAGCAACCAGAGACAGTTTTTAGAATTATAGATCCTTCACTGTTTTCTCGCCCGCGATCGCCTGAAAATGTCAGCGCTTCCAATGTTGCTAATCCAGCCCCAGAAGTAGTTAACGAAGTTCCAGCGCCAATTAGTAACGAAGTAGAAACACCTAAAATTAATCCTTCTTCCCCAGAAATCAGCGAAATCTCAGAAGTTGTTGCAACTCAACCTGATGATGTCATCCCTGAAAACATCATTCAGTCACCAGAAGCAGTCAGCGAAGTTCCACACGATGTCCATGATCAAGTTGAGGATTTGCGGACATCAGTTGCAGCAGAAGTCAGCGCAGATGCTGAGGAAGTAGAAGTTCCAAAAGTCGAAGCCTCAGAAGTTTCTTCTACTGTAGCTGATCATGCGATCGCTTCACCTGAAAACATCATTGAAACTCATGAAGAGGAAAGTGTTCTTCCACAGACCACTCACGATGAGGAAGCAGCACTGGCGGCAGAATCTACTTTCGTACAGCGGCGTGATATAAGTGCTACTCCCGATGAGGATGCAGAGTTGGAGGCAGCACTGGAAGCAGAAGTCACCTTCGTTCAGCCACGTGATTTTTTCAGCGAAGTTCCTGCAAAAGAGAGTACCGTTCCCGAATCTACCTCCGATGAGGATGCAGAGTTGGAAGCAGAAGTCACCTTCGTGCAGCCGCGTGATTTTTTCAGCGAAGTTCCTGCACAGGAGAGTGCCGTTGCAGAAGCTACTCATAATCAAGTAGTATATTTAAATACACCAGTTACAGAAGAAGTTGATACAGATGTTGACGGGGTTGTCAAGGAAGTTGTTGAAGATGCCGACATTCAGCAGCAAGAAACATTGAGTCAAGTACCAGAGGAAGAGAGCAAAGTTACACAAGATACCAATGATGAAGTAGTAAATTTGGGTACGTCAGTTACAAGAGAAGACAGCGCAGATGTTGAAGAAGTAGAACTTAGTTCTGCTATTGATGAAACAGAAAGCGAAGCTCCTGAGATCATCAGTCAAACTATTGAAGAGGTTTCTGAAGTAGAAGCAACTCAATCTGATGAAACTCCAGAAGAAACAAATGTAAGTGAGCCTTCTCAAATGATCATTGAAAGAAACATAGTACTAATTGCTCACGAAAGCAAGAAATCAGAACTTGCGGAATTTGTTTCTCAACATCAGGAATTTTTCTCGCAGAGTTTTACAATTACCTGGCCATCTGTTAGCGAAGTCTTATATAAACAGGCGGGGATAACTATTAGTCAAGAAACCCCCGCACCGACTTCTGGAGGATATCAAACAATTGCTTCATTGGTTGGATCAGGAGAAATTTTAGCAGTTATTTTCCTGAGAGATTTGCTGCAACCTCAGTCTGGTCAAGCAAATGAAGAAGCACTGCTAAGGTTATGCACTATTAATCAAGTTTTACTCGCAACTAATTTGCCAACAGCAGAGGCGATCGTGCATTATCTTAAATCAACAGTAGACTAG